Genomic window (Dictyoglomus thermophilum H-6-12):
GAAAGAATTCTTTCCTCTACTTCTCCAAGTTCTGTAATAAGGGTTGGCTGATATCCCACAGCAGAAGGGATTCTCCCAAGCATTGAAGAAACTTCCATACCTGCCTGTACATATCTAAATATATTATCCATTAAAAGAAGAACATCTTTACCAAGATAATCTCTAAAATATTCTGCAATAGTTAAAGCTGTAAGAGGTACCCTCATTCTTACACCAGGAGGCTCATTCATCTGTCCAAATACAAGTGCAGCCTTTGAAAGCACACCCGATTCTTTCATTTCTAACCAAAGTTCATTTCCCTCACGAGACCTTTCCCCAATACCTGCAAAAACCGATATACCTCCATGAGCTACAGCTACATTGTGAATTAACTCCATAATTAATACTGTTTTTCCTACGCCTGCTCCCCCAAAAAGACCTATTTTACCTCCCTGAGGGAAAGGAGTAAGAAGATCAATAGCCTTTATACCTGTCTCTAAAATGGAATAAGAAGGCTGTACTCTTCTAAATTCTGCTGCATTCTTTATGATAGGAGTCACTTCACCCCTTATTTTTTCTCCTCCATCTATGGGCTCACCAAAAACATTTACTACTCTCCCAAGAATCTCTTCGCTTACAGGAACACTTATAGGATGAAAGGTTCTTTTTACCGTCAGCCCCCTACTTATCCCCTCAGTAGAACCAAGAGCTATAGCTCTCACCTTATTTTCTCCAAAAAGTATTCTTGTTTCAAGAACTAATTTTTCGTTCTTTATAGGATTTTCTACTTCTAATGCCTCATATATGTGAGGAACATCATTGGGGAAATATATGTCAACAACAGGTCCATTAACTGATATTATTTTACCTTCCAATTTATTTCACCTCTTCTTTCATAGCCTCTATACTTGATGTAATATCTAAAAGCTCCCTAGTAATTTGATTTTGTCTTAATTGGTTAAGCTGAAAGAGCAATTTAGAATATATTTTCTGGGCATTTTCATGCGCCCTCTTCATAGCAAATCTTCTAAAGGCCTGTTCACTTGCAGCAGAATCAAGCATTATCTGATGAATCTGAGTTTCAAAAATATCCATAAGTAAAGGATCTAATATCTCAGAAAGAGAAGGAAGAAAGAGGAAAAACTCTTCTTTTTTCTCCTCTAAACTAATAGGAATCAGAGGAAGCAGTTTTTTGATTCTTACCTCCTGTTTAGCTATATTTATAAAGTCAAAATATATAACAAAAAGTTCATCTATGTAATAATTAAGAAAATCATCAAGAAGATCTCTTGCAAGAAGCTTTGCATTGGAAAAAGATGTATCCTCAAGAAACTTTATATACTTCTTTCTGATGTTAAAGTTATTTGATGATAGATATCTTTGAGCATAAGACCCAACAGAATAAAATACTAAGTTTTGAGATTTTTTATTTCCAATAAATTTTTTTAAAGTCTCAATTATTTGTAAATTATAACTTCCACAAAAGCCAAGATCAGATGTAAAAACTAAAACTCCAGTTTTATATACTACCCTTTCTTTAACAAGGGGATGATTCAAATACTCATTGGAAAGTCTTTTCACAAGCTCCATCAATATATTATTCAATTCTTCAGTGTATGGTTTCAATCGTAGAGACCTATCCTGCAGAGCCCTAATTTTTACCATACTTAGGGTCTCCATAGAATGGACTATATGAGTGATATTTTGAATTGTCTTTACTTTACGCCTGAGGGTTTGAAGGGTTGGCATATACTTCCCTTTCGAATTCCTGAAATATATTATGAATTTGATAAATTATTTGGTCAGAAAGCTCCAATTGTTCTCTTAAAAGAGTCAAAACTGAAGAGTATTTAAGCTTTAAGTATGCAATGTACTTAATGACCACATCTTTGACTTTTTCTACAGGATAGTTATCAAGAAATCCTCCGTTAGCAAGGTAAAAAGTAATAATCTGTTCTTCCACAGATTGTACTTCATGAGCTCCTTGTTTCAAAAGCTCTTCAATTCTTCTTCCTCTCTCAATTTTCTTCTTGGTAGCCATATCAAGCTCTGTTCCAAATTCAAGAAACATAGCATATTCTCTGTATTGAGCAAGATCAAGTCTTAACCTTCCTGCAACCTGTCTCATACCTTTAGGTTGAGCAGACCCACCAACTCTTGAGACCGAAAGTCCCACATTTATAGCAGGTCTTACTCCTGCATTAAAGAGCGCAGTATCCAAATAAATCTGACCATCGGTTATGGAAATTAAGTTTGTAGGAATGTAAGTAGAAATCTCACCTGCAAGAGTTTCAGCTATAGGGAGAGCCGTTAAAGCTCCTCCACCAAGCTTTCTACTCAATTTTGCCGCTCTTTCTAAAAGATGAGAATGAAGGTAAAATATATCTCCAGGATAGGCTTCTCTTCCAGGGACTCTTCTTAAAAGAAGTGCCACTTCTCTATAAGTATTAGCATGCTTAGTTAGGTCATCATAAACAATTAAGACTCTCTCTCCTTGCCTCATAAAATACTCTCCCATAGCACAGCCTGCCATAGGAGCGATATACCTTAAAGCAGGTGGATCGTCAGGAAAAGTTGCAATAACTATGGTATTAGATAGTGCACCATACTCTCTTAAAGTTTGAACAATTCGGGCAATATTTGTCCTTTTTTGAGCTATGGCTACATATATACAGATGGTACCATAATTCCTTTGAGAGATTATAGTATCAATAGCAATGGTAGTCTTACCTGTCTGCCTATCTCCAAGAATAAGTTCTCTTTGGCCATGTCCAATAGGAATTAAAGCATCTATAGCTCTTATACCAGTATAAAGTGGCTCTTTTACTGGTTCTCTATCAAAAATACTCGGAGCCTCATTATCTACAGGCACATAAGCCTCAGGAAATATTAATCCTCCACCATCGATAGGATTTCCTAAAGGATCAATTACCCTTCCCAAAAATCCACTACCAGTAGGAACTTGTAAAATTTTACCTGTTGAGTAAACAACCTCTCCTTCTTTTACATACTCATCTCTACCAAAAAGAATTACTCCTACCGAATCTTCTTTTAAAGAAAGAACCATTCCCTGAATACCTGACTCAAAAATCACTATCTCCCCTACAAAAGCAGCATTAAGGAGAGAGACTTGGGCAACCCCATCACCTACAGATTTTACATAACCTATATTGGATATACGAGGAGAGAAATCATATTCTTTTATTTTTTCTTGTATCTTCTCTATAGGCAAACCAAGAACTTCTTCTTTCATATATTTTCCACCTCTCTTATGGTTTCATAAATCTGAGAGAGGTGATAATCAAGAGAATGATCAATTAAAAATTCACCTATAAAAAGTTTAAATCCTAATCCAATGCTCGGATCTACATCAAAAATAAATTTCCAATTCCCAGGAAGCAAAGATCTCAATTTATCCTCTATCTTCTTTTTGAGCTGACTACTCACATTATCAGGAGATATGAATTTTACCTCTTCGATATTATCGCTCTTAATATTGGCAATTGCTGAATCTAAAGACTCTGCAAATTGACTAATAAGGAGTTCTTCAGCCTCCACAGGTAAAAATCTCTTAAAAAACTCCTTTATTATTAATCTTGAAAATGCCAATACTTCCTTTTTAGCTGTTTCTAAAACTCTTTTTCTTTCAGCAGTAGCTATTTCATGAGCTTTAACTATGATCTTTTCCGCTTCTTCCTCTGCCTTAGCAGTAATATCCCTCTTCATCTTTTCCGCTGTATCAACCGCCTCCTTAATAATCTTTGCAGCCTCATCCCTTGCCTGAGCAAGTTGAGCCTCTCTTTGTTTTCTTAAATCTTCAGCCTCCTGAAGCTTCTTCTCGGCCTCTTTCATTGCTGCCTCAATTTTTTCTCTTCGCTCGTTCATTATACGAATAATGGCACCAAGAAAATACCTCTTGATTATCCAAGCAAGAGCAAGAAGGTTGACTATAGAAGAAACAATTGTCAGCAAATTAAATGAGAACATATCCTTTCGCCTTCTTTTTTTATTTTAGAGTTTTCCAAGAAGTGGATTTGCGAAAAGAAGAATCAATGCTACAGTCAATGTAAAAATCATGATGGTTTCTATAAAGGCAAGGGCAAAAAGGAGCATTCTGTTTATCTGATCTCCCGCCTCAGGTTGACGAGCCACACTTTCAAGAGCACTGGCTGCTGCATTTCCCTGTGCCTTAGTAGCATTCATACCCACAAGAGCCACAGACAAACCAGCTGTAATAATAGAAACTATAATTACCCATGCAAGCATACTATTACCTCCTTACTATTCTTCTAATGCTGCTGCAAGATATGCAGCGCTAAGACTTGTAAAAATAAATGCTTGAATAAATCCCATAAACATATTAAGAGCCATTATAGGTACAGGAACAATAAGAGGAGCAAGTAAAGAAATAATACCAAGAACAATATGTTCACCCGATATATTACCAAAAAGCCTTAGCGCAAGGGAAACAGGGCGAGTAATTTGCTCTAAAATATTTATGGGAAGAAATAAAACCGATGGAGAAACAAAACTTTTAAGATATTCTATTCCTCTTTCTTTAAAGGCTGCATACTGAATATAAAGAATAGTGCCAATAGCAAGTCCTACGGTTACGTTAATATCTGAAGTGGGTGAAGCAAAACCAGGGATAAAGCCAGACCAATTCGAAAGAAGAATAAATAAAAACAAGGTTGCAAAGAAGGAAAAGTATTTTTCTGCAATATGTTCTTCGAGGAAGCCAGAGAGGTATCTTCTAAACATTTCAACTAAGGTTTCTATAATATTCTGTTTTGTCGTAAGGTTTTCTTTAGGTTTATAACTTAGCCAAAAAGAAAGAAGAAGTACAACTACGGATATTATCTGCAAAGAGATAAAAGTATTTGTTATAGGAATTCCAAATAGTTCTGCCACAACCCGTGGTCCTATTTCAGGCCCTTGTTCCATTTCTGTCCCTCCAGGTCTTCAATATCATATACCATTGTCCTATAACGTATCCTATCAAAAATAGGAAAACTCCTATAATATTCGCCCTAATACTTAATAAAAATAATAATATCAAAATTCCATATCTTTTTAGTATGCTTTTATTATATCCACTTAAACCATATTTTTTCAAATCTCTTGCCAACCAACAAAAAGAAATTATACTACCCGATAATCCAAAAATCAAGGAAGAGATAGGGGGATAAACAAAAAAGAAAACAAGCCCTATCAATACTCCATAAAAGGCAATATCTAAATATTTACCGTAAAAATCTGAATATGTCACGGAATCCCACCCATATTCCAAGTACTGTAAAGGCTAAAAGAAAAACTGGAGAAGTTTTAAAAATTTTATCCAAATAATATCCTATAAAAATACCCACAAGAAGAGAGCCCAGAAGCCCTGTGCCAAGAGCAAAGGTAAAGTTAAATATCTCCCATATGTTTTTAGGCTTTTTCCTTTTCATTAACTATAACAGCCCCCACTAAAATTTTTTAATCTGCCTTAAAGCCTCATAAACTACTATAGCAACAGAACTTGATAAATTCAAAGACCTTACAGGGCCAAACATAGGAATAGACACAGAATTTTCCCAATATCTTTCTATAATCTCCCTCGGAATTCCATAATCCTCTGCTCCAAAGATAAGATAATCACCCTCTTGATAAGAGACTTCAGTATATAATTTAAAGGCTGGAAATTCTACAAAGATAAATCTCCCACCTTCGTTTTTTTCTAAGAAATCTTCAAAATTTTTATATACTTCATAATCCAAAAGACTCCAATAATCAAGACCAGCCCTTTTTAAATATTTATCATTAAGAGAGAACCCAAGCTTCCCCACAAGATGTAGTTTAGAATTTGTTGCTACACAAAGCCTACCTATATTACCTGTATTATATGGTATTTGTGGCTCTATTAATACAACATGCAGATTATACTTCATTCACCCTTAAGTAAATCTTCTACCACCCTTCTTATTTCTTCACCCTCGGCTAATCCTCTAAGTTCTGCCATAGCTTCCTTCATAACCTTCCCCATATCCTTTAGAGTTCTTGCTCCAACCCTTTCAATAATACTTTTTATCTTTTCTTTAAGTTCCTCTTCTGACAAACCTTGTGGTACATATTCCTGCAAAATTAAGAGTTCTTTTTCTTCTTTCTCTGCTAAATCTTCTCTTCCTCCTTGCTTATACATTTCTATAGCTTCTTTTCTCTTTTTTATCTCTTTCTTTATCACATCTAAAACCTCTTGATCATCAAGTTCTTTTCCCTTCTCTCTCAATTCTATTTCTCTATATTTTATTGCTGATCTTAATGTACTTAAAACCTCTGCTCTAAAACTGTCTTTATTTTTCATCGCAGCCATATAGTCCTTTGTTATCTTTTCATAAAGCATCTTTAGTCCTCCTTCCACTTTAATTTTTCTTTGAAGCTTCCATTCTCAACCTCTTCTTCATGTATTGAAATTATCTCCCTTACAAATACTCCCATCTTTTTCAGCTCATCTTCAATAATTTTTGCAGGATTTCTTTCCGAGTTTTCTTCTCTTTTCAGAGAATATGTGTAAAAGACTATCACCTTTTTCAACCTATCTCTAAACTTTGAAATATATGTCCTTATAGGTGAAGACAAATTTCCCGCCCATATAGGTGTACCTATTATAACTAAGTCATAACTACTCGGATCTTTTTCTACATTCTTTATGGGAGTCCTTTTTCTGAACAAACTCTCATAGATAGAGATCAATATCCCCCAAAAGCCGTCCCTATTTCTCAAGGATATAACCTCTTCTATATCCCCCTTTAACAGATCTTTTATATATTCTGCCACTTCTCTTGTTTTTCCTGAACGTGAATAATAAACCACCAAAACTTTTTCCATTAATAGATCATCCCCCAATATCCTTTTCATACTTATTTTTCTTGTAATACCCTCCACACCTTCATCCAACCGTTCTTTGTATTTTCAGGATTATATCCTCCCCCTCCAAGAATAATAATCTTACCATCGCAAATTTGATTAGCTAAGTCAACTATGCCCTCTACAAACCTACCATAACCTTCCACACTATAATTCAAATGAGTTATAGGATCACCAGAAATACCATCAACTCCAGCCTGTAATATAATAAACTCAACTTTGGTTTCCCAAGCAAAATTCTTAATCTCTTCAAAAGCAAGCAAAAGTTCATCATCACCTGCTCCTGGAAGAAGAGGAATGTTAAGTTTTGTTCCAAAAGCCTGCCCTTCTCCTCTCTCGTCCCTTCTTCCTGTTCCAGGATAAAGAAATCTTCCATCCTCATGCACATCAGCTATAAACAAATAAGGGTCATCCACATATTCATAAAAAACACCATCTCCATGATGGGCATCTATGTCTACGTATAAGATATTCTTTACCCCATACTTTTTTCTTAAATATTCAACAGCAACTCCAATATCATTAAATATACAAAAACCACCCGCACTATTTCTTCTTGCATGATGAAGCCCCGCCATAGGTACAAAGACTCGTCTATATTTATCTTCCATAATTAACTTTACTCCCTTTAAAGCAGAACCAACTACATAAGAAGCAGCCTCATAACACCCCACAAAAGCAGGGGTATCTCCATAGTCCAAATATCCTTCTCCAGTTTTAGACTTCTCTATGACCAAATCTATATACCTTTTTGTATGAAACAAAGCAATCTCCTCATAAGAAGCCATCTCAGGAGACTCTACATTATTTGAATTCGCAGACTTTTTAAATTCCGAGTCAAAACTTTCAAGCCTTCTCCTATTCATAGGATGGGGATCAGGAAAAGAATAAAGAAAAGATTCTTCTCCCCAAATTATACAACTTTCAGATTTTTTCAAATTCTACCCCCCTTTTGGATATAAATTTTTCAAACTCATCCTTCAAAAAGAGAGGAACCTTTATCTCCATAATTACTTCTTCTCCAAAACTTTCATTCACATCACACTTAAAGTGTTTTAAGACTTCACTTTTAAAAATATTGAAATCTTTATAAGAAAGCTTAACCAAATAATCAGCTGTTACAATTCTCTCCACAATACTACATTTTTCTAAGGTCTTCTCCATAGTATAATGGTAAGCATCAATAAGCCCTCTAACTCCAAGCTTTATCCCTCCAAAATATCTTACCACAATTCCTATAATATCATATAAATCTTTCTCTCTAAGGGCATTTAAAATAGGAATTCCCGCAGTACCTGTAGGTTCTCCCCCATCAGTAAAATATTCTTCTCCTGTTATCTTTCTATATGCATAGCAATAATGGGTTGCATTCTTATACTTTCCTTTTACTTCTTTAATTATATTAGAGATCTCTCTACCTCTAATAGGAGAAGCTATACCTATAAATAGAGATCTCTCAATTTTTACCTCAAAAACTTCCTCCTTTTCTATGGTCAGATATTTCTCTTTTATACTCATTCACTCCCTAAAGTTACATAAACTTCTCTTATGGTATTATCCCTCAAAACTTTAAATACCACTCTACTCCCTGGTGGCGTATGACTCAAAAATCTATGCAAATCATCAATATTATTAATAACCTCATTTTCTGCTTGTATTATTATATCACCACTATTTATTCCTCCTCTTTGAGCAGGACTTCCTGGAGCAACTCTAACAACATATACTCCTCCTTCTTGAGCTAAAGATAAATTATCCCTAAGTCTCTTAGGCAGTATAACACTTTGTCCAATAATACCAAGATAGCTTCTTCTTACTCTCCCCTCTTTAATCAGAAGACCTGCCACCCACTTTGCAGTATTTATGGGTATGGCAAAACATATACCTTGAGCCCCTTGTATTATAGCAGTATTTACACCTATTGCTCTTCCATATATATCCACCAATGGCCCTCCCGAACTTCCTGGATTCAATGCAGCATCAGTTTGAATAATATTTTCCATAAGATGTCCACTAAAACTCCTTAAAGATCTTCCAAGAGCACTTATTACTCCACTAGTTACACTATGCCCAAAACCTAGAGGATTCCCTATGGCAAGAACTACTTGTCCAACCTTTAGCTTTTCCGAATCACCAAGTTCCAAATAAGGAAGATTATTCTCTGGAATTTTTATAACGGCAAGATCTGTCTGAGGATCTTCTCCCACAAGTTCTGCCTGATAGGTTCTCCTATCTGCAAGAGTGATTTGAATTTTAGAAGCCTGATGAGTAACATGACTATTAGTAAGAATATATCCATCAGGAGTAAATAAAAAACCAGAAGCAAAGCCTTTGATCTCTTGAGGTCCAAAGAAAAAAGGAATAAAGGTGCTTTGAGAAAGATCTAAATTTACTACCGCAGGACTAACTTTTTCTACTACTTTAACAAGAGCATTTGAATAACTCTCTAATATTTTTTCATAGTCTTCCATAATCTAACCTCCTGAAAGAATCCATTCTTTTATATAGGGAATACTTTTTATTATGACGTTAATATGATTTGTATCTTTCAAAAGAATAAATTTTCTTTTATCATCTTTATACTTTTCATATACCTTCAAAACTTCTTCTGAAGGATAAAACTCATCCCTATCTCCCACTATAGAAAGTACAGGAATATCTAAATTCCTCCAGATTTCTTTTATATTTGAAGGAAAAACGGCCCTAAAAAATGCATAAGAATAATCCTTAACAATAAGAGGATCATCTATGTCCTCTGGTAGTTCCCAGCCAATTATTCTAAAATGAGGAAATATATATGATGTAAAAAACAGAATCTTAGAGGTAGTTTTGATTTTTAATAAGCTATTATTTTGCCGAAAATTCTCCATTGGCAATCCTCCGGCAATTAAGATTAAGCCTTTAGGTTTTATCTTCTCATAATAAACAAATTTTAGCAAAAGTCCTGCTCCCATGCTATGCCCACCCAAATAAATAGGCAGATCCTTATTTTGTTCTTTTACAAAACTATAAAAATTCTTCAAATCCTTAACAAAGGTATCCTCATTGGGAGAATCTCCTCTTCTCCCTTCGGAATTTCCATGTCCTCTAAGATCCAAAAAATATACCTTAATACCATCATCAAATAGATTCTTTAAAAAGGGATAATAATACTTACCGTAAAGGGATATACCATGGATGAAAATTAAGACATATTTAGGTTCTTTAGGCTCTGCTACTCTATAAGCTAATCTGGTTCCGTCAAAAGAGTTTACATAAAAAACCCTGTCGCTTATATTCTTAATTTGATTATAGAGGTTTTGAAAATCGTATGAAAAACTAATTGAGATTAAAAACAAAAAGAAAAATAAATAAAGTTTAATCCTCATTTATTAACTCTTCTTTATTTAAAACCCTCTCTCTCTTCTTTATAAGGTTTAAAATTTTATTCACATAACTCCTTTTATTTCCAAGTAGAATAGCACCCACAATCACATCTTCTCTAAATATTATTTTCCTATAAAAACCACGTTCCTCATCCTTTTTAACAAACACTTCACATCCTTCCTTAGCCTCAATCTCACCTATAGATGTTAAATCTACCCCTGTAACCTTAAGAGAGTTAAAAGGTAATGTCCCCTTATACTCTACTCTATTAAAAGTCACATTCCTTCCTACCACTTCTGACTGTTCTATACATGCCGGAATAATACCATAAATCCTACCATTATGTTCTGCACAATCCCCCACCGCATATACATCTTTAGCGCTGGTTTCCATAAAATTATTTACAATAATTCCCTTATTGGTCTCTAAACCTGAATTCTTAGCAAGGTCAATATCAGGGATAATACCCGCAGAAATTATCAAAACATCTCCCATAATTTTTCTGCCATCTTCCAACTCTATACCTTCAAACTTCCCATCTCCAATTACTTTCTGAGCCTTAACTCCTAAGTAAAATTCAAAGGAAAATTTCTTCTCAATAATATTCTGAAGTATTTTAGCCCCTTCATCATCTAATTGCCTCGGAAGAAGTCTTGGAAAAAACTCCAAACCTATTATCTTTAGTCCTCTTTGAGAAAGAGCCCTTCCTGTTTCCAATCCTAAAAGTCCACACCCCAAGAGGATTGCCCTTTCTTTACCTTTTATATAAGAGATAATATTTAGAGCATCATCTATGTTTCTTAAGGTAAATACTCCTTCAGTATTTATATTTTCTATGTTTGGTTTAGAAGGAATAGCCCCCGTGGCTATTATAAGCTTGTCAAAAGTATATTCATTTTTATCAGTTTTAAGTATTTTCCCTTCAGTCTCAATCTTTAAAGCTGTTTCACCATAATGAACCTCTATATTTTTTTCCTTATACCAATCCTCGGAGTAGAAAGGTAGTTTATCTAAATCGATATTCCCTGCAAGAAACTCTATAAGCTGAGGTCTTGAATAGTACGGATATTTTTCTTTAGTTATTATAATTATCTTGCCTTCTTTATCTCTTTCCCTAATTACTTCAGCAGTATTTATCCCTGATATCCCATTCCCAACAACCAAATATAACATACTTTATACAGGCTTAAACATGCTTTTATCTGCTCCACAAACAGGACAAACCCAATCCTCAGGAAGCTCTTCAAAAGGAGTTCCTGGTGGAATATTCCCTTCTGGATCTCCCTCTTCAGGATCATACACATACCCACATACAACACATCTATATTTTCCCATTTTAAGGC
Coding sequences:
- the atpD gene encoding F0F1 ATP synthase subunit beta, whose amino-acid sequence is MEGKIISVNGPVVDIYFPNDVPHIYEALEVENPIKNEKLVLETRILFGENKVRAIALGSTEGISRGLTVKRTFHPISVPVSEEILGRVVNVFGEPIDGGEKIRGEVTPIIKNAAEFRRVQPSYSILETGIKAIDLLTPFPQGGKIGLFGGAGVGKTVLIMELIHNVAVAHGGISVFAGIGERSREGNELWLEMKESGVLSKAALVFGQMNEPPGVRMRVPLTALTIAEYFRDYLGKDVLLLMDNIFRYVQAGMEVSSMLGRIPSAVGYQPTLITELGEVEERILSTDTGSITAVQAVYVPADDLTDPAPATIFSHLDSTLVLSRSIAEMGIYPAVDPLASSSQILEPKFVGYEHAEVARKVVEILQHYESLKDIISILGVEELSEEDRIIVNRARKIQMFLSQPLFVASAYTNIPGVYVPREKTIEGFKAIIEGEVDDLPEDAFYMVGTLEDVKKKAEEHGALMY
- the atpG gene encoding ATP synthase F1 subunit gamma; translation: MPTLQTLRRKVKTIQNITHIVHSMETLSMVKIRALQDRSLRLKPYTEELNNILMELVKRLSNEYLNHPLVKERVVYKTGVLVFTSDLGFCGSYNLQIIETLKKFIGNKKSQNLVFYSVGSYAQRYLSSNNFNIRKKYIKFLEDTSFSNAKLLARDLLDDFLNYYIDELFVIYFDFINIAKQEVRIKKLLPLIPISLEEKKEEFFLFLPSLSEILDPLLMDIFETQIHQIMLDSAASEQAFRRFAMKRAHENAQKIYSKLLFQLNQLRQNQITRELLDITSSIEAMKEEVK
- the atpA gene encoding F0F1 ATP synthase subunit alpha, whose protein sequence is MKEEVLGLPIEKIQEKIKEYDFSPRISNIGYVKSVGDGVAQVSLLNAAFVGEIVIFESGIQGMVLSLKEDSVGVILFGRDEYVKEGEVVYSTGKILQVPTGSGFLGRVIDPLGNPIDGGGLIFPEAYVPVDNEAPSIFDREPVKEPLYTGIRAIDALIPIGHGQRELILGDRQTGKTTIAIDTIISQRNYGTICIYVAIAQKRTNIARIVQTLREYGALSNTIVIATFPDDPPALRYIAPMAGCAMGEYFMRQGERVLIVYDDLTKHANTYREVALLLRRVPGREAYPGDIFYLHSHLLERAAKLSRKLGGGALTALPIAETLAGEISTYIPTNLISITDGQIYLDTALFNAGVRPAINVGLSVSRVGGSAQPKGMRQVAGRLRLDLAQYREYAMFLEFGTELDMATKKKIERGRRIEELLKQGAHEVQSVEEQIITFYLANGGFLDNYPVEKVKDVVIKYIAYLKLKYSSVLTLLREQLELSDQIIYQIHNIFQEFEREVYANPSNPQA
- the atpF gene encoding F0F1 ATP synthase subunit B; this translates as MFSFNLLTIVSSIVNLLALAWIIKRYFLGAIIRIMNERREKIEAAMKEAEKKLQEAEDLRKQREAQLAQARDEAAKIIKEAVDTAEKMKRDITAKAEEEAEKIIVKAHEIATAERKRVLETAKKEVLAFSRLIIKEFFKRFLPVEAEELLISQFAESLDSAIANIKSDNIEEVKFISPDNVSSQLKKKIEDKLRSLLPGNWKFIFDVDPSIGLGFKLFIGEFLIDHSLDYHLSQIYETIREVENI
- a CDS encoding ATP synthase subunit C, which produces MLAWVIIVSIITAGLSVALVGMNATKAQGNAAASALESVARQPEAGDQINRMLLFALAFIETIMIFTLTVALILLFANPLLGKL
- the atpB gene encoding F0F1 ATP synthase subunit A; protein product: MEQGPEIGPRVVAELFGIPITNTFISLQIISVVVLLLSFWLSYKPKENLTTKQNIIETLVEMFRRYLSGFLEEHIAEKYFSFFATLFLFILLSNWSGFIPGFASPTSDINVTVGLAIGTILYIQYAAFKERGIEYLKSFVSPSVLFLPINILEQITRPVSLALRLFGNISGEHIVLGIISLLAPLIVPVPIMALNMFMGFIQAFIFTSLSAAYLAAALEE
- a CDS encoding AtpZ/AtpI family protein — encoded protein: MKRKKPKNIWEIFNFTFALGTGLLGSLLVGIFIGYYLDKIFKTSPVFLLAFTVLGIWVGFRDIFRFLR
- a CDS encoding tRNA (cytidine(34)-2'-O)-methyltransferase gives rise to the protein MKYNLHVVLIEPQIPYNTGNIGRLCVATNSKLHLVGKLGFSLNDKYLKRAGLDYWSLLDYEVYKNFEDFLEKNEGGRFIFVEFPAFKLYTEVSYQEGDYLIFGAEDYGIPREIIERYWENSVSIPMFGPVRSLNLSSSVAIVVYEALRQIKKF
- a CDS encoding GatB/YqeY domain-containing protein, which translates into the protein MLYEKITKDYMAAMKNKDSFRAEVLSTLRSAIKYREIELREKGKELDDQEVLDVIKKEIKKRKEAIEMYKQGGREDLAEKEEKELLILQEYVPQGLSEEELKEKIKSIIERVGARTLKDMGKVMKEAMAELRGLAEGEEIRRVVEDLLKGE
- a CDS encoding flavodoxin family protein; protein product: MEKVLVVYYSRSGKTREVAEYIKDLLKGDIEEVISLRNRDGFWGILISIYESLFRKRTPIKNVEKDPSSYDLVIIGTPIWAGNLSSPIRTYISKFRDRLKKVIVFYTYSLKREENSERNPAKIIEDELKKMGVFVREIISIHEEEVENGSFKEKLKWKED
- a CDS encoding acetoin utilization protein AcuC, producing MKKSESCIIWGEESFLYSFPDPHPMNRRRLESFDSEFKKSANSNNVESPEMASYEEIALFHTKRYIDLVIEKSKTGEGYLDYGDTPAFVGCYEAASYVVGSALKGVKLIMEDKYRRVFVPMAGLHHARRNSAGGFCIFNDIGVAVEYLRKKYGVKNILYVDIDAHHGDGVFYEYVDDPYLFIADVHEDGRFLYPGTGRRDERGEGQAFGTKLNIPLLPGAGDDELLLAFEEIKNFAWETKVEFIILQAGVDGISGDPITHLNYSVEGYGRFVEGIVDLANQICDGKIIILGGGGYNPENTKNGWMKVWRVLQEK
- a CDS encoding IMPACT family protein yields the protein MSIKEKYLTIEKEEVFEVKIERSLFIGIASPIRGREISNIIKEVKGKYKNATHYCYAYRKITGEEYFTDGGEPTGTAGIPILNALREKDLYDIIGIVVRYFGGIKLGVRGLIDAYHYTMEKTLEKCSIVERIVTADYLVKLSYKDFNIFKSEVLKHFKCDVNESFGEEVIMEIKVPLFLKDEFEKFISKRGVEFEKI
- a CDS encoding S1C family serine protease, translated to MEDYEKILESYSNALVKVVEKVSPAVVNLDLSQSTFIPFFFGPQEIKGFASGFLFTPDGYILTNSHVTHQASKIQITLADRRTYQAELVGEDPQTDLAVIKIPENNLPYLELGDSEKLKVGQVVLAIGNPLGFGHSVTSGVISALGRSLRSFSGHLMENIIQTDAALNPGSSGGPLVDIYGRAIGVNTAIIQGAQGICFAIPINTAKWVAGLLIKEGRVRRSYLGIIGQSVILPKRLRDNLSLAQEGGVYVVRVAPGSPAQRGGINSGDIIIQAENEVINNIDDLHRFLSHTPPGSRVVFKVLRDNTIREVYVTLGSE
- a CDS encoding alpha/beta hydrolase is translated as MRIKLYLFFFLFLISISFSYDFQNLYNQIKNISDRVFYVNSFDGTRLAYRVAEPKEPKYVLIFIHGISLYGKYYYPFLKNLFDDGIKVYFLDLRGHGNSEGRRGDSPNEDTFVKDLKNFYSFVKEQNKDLPIYLGGHSMGAGLLLKFVYYEKIKPKGLILIAGGLPMENFRQNNSLLKIKTTSKILFFTSYIFPHFRIIGWELPEDIDDPLIVKDYSYAFFRAVFPSNIKEIWRNLDIPVLSIVGDRDEFYPSEEVLKVYEKYKDDKRKFILLKDTNHINVIIKSIPYIKEWILSGG